Within the Legionella pneumophila subsp. pneumophila str. Philadelphia 1 genome, the region TTGGGTGTTGTCTCATATAGCGAATTAAAACAGACCCTGATGCCGCCAAGATCTCGAATAACTAATCCAACAGGCCGATGAGACTGAAAAATGACTAAAGTGTTTTGTTGTTGGGCTTCCAACGCAACGCCATAGCTTAATAATAAATGAAGCTGGCATTCGAGAATACATCGACTGTATTCAATAAAATATAGTTCAGGCTCCATGCCACTTGCTTCAATAATTTCAACGAATAAAGCACGTTGACTGACTGGAGAAATAGCATAGAGTGCTGCTACAGGTACTAATGTTTGTGACGCATCGATCAATTCCAGTGGATTTTCACGTACTATCATAGCCAAATGCTTTTTATTTTGTGGGGAAATGGATGGGTGTGTGGTGTTAATCCCCGCTAAATCCCTGGCTAGAAATAGTGGCTTTTCAAAACTTTGATACTGAGTCAGTAATTGCCTAAGCCAACTGGAAAGAGGAGACGAATTGCTTACTGAGGCAGGAGATACAGTGCGTAAAGCAGAAGTAGTATGGATTGCTGTAGCTAATTTTAAGTGTGGACCTTTGTTATCTAAAGGCATCATCGTTCGGAATGACATGGATGGTTTGGTTTTTTGAACAGCCTCTGTTATTAATAATTGCTTTGAATTGATTAATACAGAGGCCAGTGTTTGTAATTTGTTATTCCATTGCCAGGGATGAACTGGAAGAGGCAAATACTGATCAGGATCTAATTGTTGTTTTTGGACAGAATAATTCCACAATTGATATTCTTTAGCAAAATGTTGGGCAAACAACAAAGAATAGCTAGTCGCATCAATTGAAGTAAACGCTACGGAGCGATGAATTGCCAGCCAGGGAATATCTACCTGCGCGTTAAACTCAGGGGAGTATCGAATCACTTCTTCAGGAATAAACCCCATTTTTGCGCGGAAATTAGGATGATACGGGTGCCCTATGCAACCCCATTGCTCTAAAAAAGTCAGAATTTGTTGTTTATTATGTTGCTCTGATAACCATGACCATAAACTGGAGTGGTTTTTCGCCTGTTGCTTCAGCGATTGTTGCCAGCAATGATAATAAGCGAGGGCTAACGCCTGATTGTTGATGCTTTCATCGAGTTCCTTTTTTAGAAGAGGCCATCGATCAAATGTTTTTTCCGGTTTTTGCTTTTTCTGTTGATGATAAAGTAAATCAAGATAATCATGTATATGAAGGCTGGTTATTTCCTTGTCTATTAATCCTTCACGAAGTGCTGCATGTTGCAATCGATCTAAACATTGCTGGTGCGCAATCGATATGAAATGTTCCATTTCTGATTGTGAAACAAGAAGATCTTTTTCAAGTAATAAACTATGTAATGAGTTATTTATTTTATAAGAATTATTTAAAACTGCTGCCATGATTATTTCCGTGAATAAGTAAGAAACGACAACACTATAAATGATAATGATTATCATTTGCAATAATGTATTGTGATTTATTTGCTTAAATAATAGAGAGATAGTTTTTTATTTTTGATTGAGTACCTGAATTTAAAAATTCAGTATGGTTTGTAATGCCAAATTATTCATTTTTGTATTACGGCCATTTACAAAATGATTGATACCCGAGGCTATGGCATTATTTCTATAACTATAGTCTCTGGAATACTGAAATTGAATACCAAGATAAGGAAAAGGGGTTGCGGACAATCCCAGTCCCAGTCTTTGTTTCGGTATTCCGAGTGCCAGAGCTTGAAAAGTGTAGTCATAAAAACCAATGATTTTAAAAGAAAATTTTTTAATATTAACATCATAACTATTTTGTATACTCAATGCCTTTGGTGAAGCTCCTCGATTATTATAACTCATGTCTTCTAATGCAAAGGGGGTGATTGCAGTAACATAGGTAAGATAAGTGCTTGTTTTTTTATATTTTAAATTAAAATAGGTTGCAAATCCTGGAACCCTTGTTTTTAATGATTGTGATAAAAGCCCGCCAAAACCTTTGTTGTATTGAAATAATTGACTTTCTGCCAGAGAGTATAAATAACTGACTCCTGCATCCATTGATTGATTATGTACTCCTGTATTCAGATTGTAATAAAGCGGAAGTGATGATGTACTTATGCGAGAATAGGGTTTAAAAAAAGAAGCGTTAGCATAATACAAGGAATCGTATCCAATAATAGCGGCCACTTCGTTGGTTTGTCCCAAGGCTTTTGTAAGTGGTTTATAAATTAAATCACTTTTATAATTTCCAAATGCGAGCCATTTTTTTCCAAATGCAAAGAAAATATTTGAAGACTCTATTTGGAGTTCGTCATAAAATTGCTCAAAATAAAATTGAGGAGCCACTGGGGTAGGCAAGGTGTTATAAATTAGCAAGCCTTTCATTTTGTTCCAATCAGTCACCTGTAATTCAGATCCCATTTTGATATTGGACAGCTGCTGATTCAGTAAATATTTTTCACTTTGTATTGCTGAGTTGGCGGCATTAAAAAACAGATGTCCATCGTAAGTCAATTTTTCATTTTTAAATAAAGAGTCTCCAGCGTCTGCGAAAGCTAACCCGGCAACATTCAACATTAATATTCCTAAAATAATTCTTGTCCTAATGTAATTTCTTATATACAGCATTTGGTTTTATTTTAAATAAAAATGATAATCATTATCATTTAAAATAAAGTAATATGGAACTTTTTTTAATAAAGATTTGCTGGGAATATTGCGTTATTCATATTGTTATTTGATTTTTAAATGTCTTGCCAAATAGTCTACATTCTTTGACTTGTTCAAGGTATGCTGAGTATGCTTTATGGATACTATTGTAAATCAGCGGCAAACAGATAATCGGTCATTTAAAATTCAAGTAACTAAAGTATAAATTAAAATACAATTTATTATTTCTTTATAGCTAAATGGTAGATCGTATCTAATCATGGCATGACTCATTATTCTAAAAATAAATTCAGTTGTTGTGTGCTATTGGTGAATTCAAATTATGGGAATTTGGGAAGATAAATTATGGTGATTTATGAAGTAAACCTAACGATTGATCCGGAGATATTTGTACAATTTCAAGCATGGCTCAAAAAACATGTTGCGGAAATAATTCAATTTCCGGGCTTTATGCAAGCCTGCATTCTAAAGCAGGAAAAAGAAACAAAATCAGCTAAGGAAAAATTGACTGTTCAATACCAGCTGGACAATGGAGATAGTTTGTCAAGGTACTTGTCTGAGCTGGCACCTCAGATGCGTGAGGATGGTATTCATTTGTTTCAAACTAAATTTTCTGCTGACAGACGCATCTTTGAAGTGCAGGAAATTATATCAAAGTAATTGTTGTTCATGTTTACTGGTATTAACGACTCGTTTCTTGCAACTATAAAGTACTAAGCGTTAATACCAGCTATATATTTTATCCGCGTCCCTCATTCACTCCTGCAGGAAGACCTGTGATGCCTCCTGGGCAGAACCTGATAGTATAGCTAGTAGAGTTAGGTTGTCCTGAAAGGTTATTAGTACAAGTAAATCCACTGGTTTTGTCGTCAAAAGGATAAATATAAGCAGAAGGGTAAGCTTGTTTCATCCATTGTATCATTGGCTGTACAAAAGAGTTCCATTGGGCATTGGTTTGTGGTTGCAAGGCACCAGGCTGAGTACAACTTTCGGTATTAGGATTTGCTCCAATCACTACATTGTTGGTTTGAACAGGATTCCACCAGTCTGCGCACCCACAACATTGGGCAATGTCTGTAGCGGAAGAAGAGGGATAAGCATTATAGCAGGTATTGTATCTTGGACCAGTAAATCCTGTAGGAACAGAGCAAAGCATCAAATTCGATAAGACAGCGCCGGAGGGATAAAAAGGCGTTGTAGAAGTAGGGAGGAGTTGATTGCATTTAAAATAACTTTGTACGGCAGCTGGGACATTACTTGAACCGCAGACTTGATCGGCTGACCAATATCCTAAAAAATTGCCACAAACCTGATTGAAATTACTGTCTAATCCGCATAATGTCATCAAAGGGCAACCTGGATTTGCAGAGGTGATGGAACAGCTTTGACCACCACCAGTTACCCAGTAAAATCCATTCCCCGGCACTTGATCAATGACTGGTACAGTGGCTGTATTCCAGTTACAAGCTCCAAATCCATTATCGGCCGTATCGTTACCGGGCACTCCGCAATTGTAATTATTCGGGGTAGCAATAATAGTAGTGAGTCCTTGTTTATAATAAATGGGTTGCATGGAAATCGGGATGTGAAAACCATTGATGACTTCCACATCATAACTGTCGGAGGTGGTTAAATTCATCGTGATTTCAGCCTGAGTGGCAGGTTGTGTGAAACCAATGCCTGGCGCGCAAGAGGTGGTACCGCCAGCATTACCACAAGCCGCTTGTTGACAGGTTGTACCATTGCACAAAGTGCTTGCCGAAATATTTCCACTCCATTGAATATTGGGGTCAGCATTGGTAACAGGGATAGTCACACTGTTAGTGTTAACGCCAGGAAGCGCTGCTAATAAATATATACCATTTATTGGGGTTGGATTGTTCCAAAAGCATTTGTTCGTACTGGTATTACAGCTTGTGCCATTTGGGCATGGTGTTGTTGGGCAATTGGGTGAACTACCTAATTGGCTTCCATTCAGCGAAAACCACACATCAAAATCGCACTCATTGATTAAAGTCACAGTTCTTTCTGTCGGTAATGCAGCAAGTACTGTCCCGGAAGTGATGGCAGTCGCTGGTGCTTGAGGATTTCCTCCAACAGAGTAGGGAACTGTTGCGGTCAGAGCATAAGTCCGTGGGGGATTATTTGCAGCAGGCGCTGTGAACGTAGCAGTCATTTGACAGGCCGCGTTGGTCAATGTTTGCGGGGTGCAGCTGGAGCTGGTGATGTTTATAGTCCCGTTACAATTATTAACACCTTCCAGGCAGGTTATTGTGCCATTATTTGTAATATCCACAGTTCCACTGGCGGTGAATAAAAACTGGACTGTATACTGGTTGCCAGCAATCATCAATGGAGGTAGATAGTTTGGCGGTACTAAAGTGCCTACAAGCGGAGCTGCTGGATTGACTACTTGCGTGAATGTTTGTGCCGTTACCGGGCTTCCCGATGGGCCTGTATAAGACAGACTGGCAATGACTTGTTGAATCGACGGATTCCCGGCAGTTACTGTGTACGTTCCATCGACTTCACAAACCCCTCCGTTGGGAGTCAATGTGTTATTGCACGTCGTAGTATAATTCGGTGTCCCTAATGATTGCGAGACATTAACTGATAAATTGGTAGCTGAAATAGCCCCGTTATTGGTAAACGTAAATTTGTAACTGGAAACTGAGCCTGTCGCTAATTGAGAGGGAAAACCATCCATGACAAAGCTAACGATCGGACTCAAGGACTGTCCTGTACTCAAGGTGCTTGTTTGAGGTAAAGGAACTCTATCCTTGCTATATCCTGCAATAGTCAACTGAAGTGTTTTAAGGCCGATTACAAGTGGGTTTAACGCCACAACGACTTCACAGGATTCTCCTGAATTTAATAACCGACCGGAACATTGATCATTAAAGTTGAATTCTGTGTTGGGGCTTGCCGATCGTTCTATAATCAAGGCCTTGGCCAATCGAAAAGGCAATTGATTGGTAAAGGTATAAGTCACAGTATAAGTCTGACCAACGCTGCTTTGAGCAGGAAATACTCCACTGACTCGCCAGCTGATAGGATCTTTTCCAGCATAACCCATCAAGGTGAATAACAGAAGGATTGTGGTGATTATGATGCGAGTTGAGTATTTCATGTTGGTCTTTTCACCCATTATTTTTATGAAGATTAAATCAGTTCTATTTGACAAGTTACCGTTGGGAAGCCACAAATAACTTATGGTTTCTCAATGTTTGGAATTTTAGCCTATGCCTCACTTTTGGTTATCCATGAAATAAATAGGTAAAGCCTAAAGTTCCAGCGTTGCTTGTCAAATTTTTCGAGGACAATGTCTCTCTATTCCAGCTATCAGTGCCATAACCTGACCGTACTTTGCCCAAATCAGAATACTCATACCCTAAAGATAATAACCATTGTGGTCTTATCTCCCAATCCAGACCAGCGCCCAGCTGGTAAGCAAACACAGTGGTCGTATGATTGGCAAAATTGGGGCTTATGCGCGGTGTGACATCAGGCAAGGCGCTTTCGTAATATTGGCTTGCTCGATTGGAGCTCACTCCAACTCCTCCTTGCACAAATGGCATTAAGTTTTTCCAACTGATGACATTGGCTTTTGCGGAAGCTAAGACCAAATCAGATTTTACTTTCCATTGATAATTGTAATTGGTGAATTCGGGCAAGCTGTACTGAATCACTTGTCCATTAATGTCCATATTAAAGAAATGGGAATAGTATACTCCAACAGAGATTGCGGGGAGAATTATATTTGTAAATCGATATCCCCCACCAATGCCTAATAGCAGGGAGGAATCGGAACTATTGGTATAAATATCCTGATCAAAAGGACTGGGAAAGCCACTGTCGTTATTTACTGTAAACTGATCATCTGGTGTTGTTTCTTGTGCTCCAACTTTAGCAGTTACATACCAGCTTCTTTTCCCATCAATTGTTTCTTTAGTCACAGAATGAGTTGGAAGAGGGCGAGAAGTTTCCTTAACAAGTATTTGTGATTTTGTCTGAGTAGTCGGTGTCTGCTTTGGTGATGAATTATGTTTTATTGGAGTAATATTGGAATTTTGTGAAAGTTTTATGCTGAGTTGATGCAGTTCTTGCGTATTGATAGGCCCCACACGAACCGAGAAAGCATTGCCTGAATGACTAATTATTACAGGGTATTGTGTTCTCGCTTGAATTTTTCTTGCCAATTGCTGAGCATTATTTTTTTGGCTAAAAGCGCCTAACTGAAGAAAATAAATTCTTTTCAGATTTTTCCCAGTAACTCGTGCAGCATTTTGTGTTCCATAAATGATCTGAGATGAAAATGCAACGCTAATACAATCTAAATTCAATGTAATAATAAACAGAAGTACCACATATCGTATTAAGTTAATCCTGAACAAAATAAAATCCATGTTATGAAATGTGATGAGCAACGATGCTACTATAATTTCTTTTCGTGATGCAAGATGATCTCAAATATTATTTCTGGGCAGGGCCTGATTTGATTGCAGTGGCTATTTTATTGCTTGAAGTGACAAATGAGAGACAAAAATCGGGAGTAGGGCTTGATTGCTCACTTCAAGTCTTCTCTATCAGGGGGCATATGATGGAAATGGTGGCTATGGGTGGACTCGAACCACCGACCTCAGCATTATGAGTGCCGCGCTCTAACCGGCTGAGCTACATAGCCACAAGAGGTCGTGATTTTGTCTTTTTCATGTGTTTATGTCAAGACTGTTTCCTGAGTTTTTTATAATTAATTTATATTAAATTGAATTTGCATTATTTTTTCAAAGCAGAATAGCGTATTTAAAAAGAAGTTTGTTGATATATTGAAAAGTGATATTCCCACACTCAAGAGATTGCTTTGGAGGATAGGCGGAATAGTTGATAGCCAGCATTATCAAAAGCAGGATAATTTATCAAAATTTAAGCCCATCTCTCAGAGATGGGCTTAAAGAAAGAAGATGCGTTATTTCATTATTTGGATAAAAAATTTAAATGATCAACAGGTAGAGTGCTCCTGCTCCTCTCAGCACCTGGACTAATAGCTGTTTCCCTTTCTCGTGTGCAACAGCTTGTAAAGATTTAATGTCTTTGACCGGTGTTTTATTAGCAGAAATGATAATATCTCCTGGCCTTAAGCCAGCTCGCCAGCCCGCACTGGTTTCCGAAGCACCTACTACCTGAACTCCAACAACATTACCATGAGGTGGTGACTCTTGTTCAAAATTACGCAAGGCTAATCCGTAGAGAAATGGATTATTGGATTGTAATTTTTGTTCATGTTTTTTGATGTCTGTGACTTCTACATCTAATGTAAGCGGCTTATTATCTCGCAAGATTTTAATTTTAGCAGTAGAGCCAGCTCGCAACAGACTAATCGTTGTTTTTACCTGTGTTGCCTGCGTTATTTTGGTGTCATTAATTTGTACAATGACATCGCCTGATTTTAGGCCAGCCAATTGAGCAGGTGAATTTTGATTGACCTGTGATACTAAAGCCCCTTGAAAATCTTCGGCATATCCCATTGATTGGGCAAGTTCTGGTGTTAAATGTTGAACAAATATACCCATTAAACCACGATGAATAGAGCCAAATTTAATGATTTGTTGCGCTACATCTTTTGCCATATTAATTGGGATCGCAAAGCCGATACCTACATTTCCTCCATAGGGTGAAATAATGGCTGTATTAATGCCAATTAATTCGCCTTTTGCATTGACCAAAGCCCCTCCTGAATTACCAGGATTGATAGCTGCGTCAGTTTGAATAAAGTTTTCAACACCTTCAATATTTAAATCGCTGCGTTTTAAGGCACTCACTATTCCAAACGTAGCAGATTGACTATTTCCAAAGCTGTTTAATCCAAAGGGGTTTCCAATAGCAACAACATAATCTCCGACTTCCAGCTTATCGGAATCACCAATTACCAGGGATTTCAAATTTTTAGCATCAATTTTTAAAACAGCCAAGTCCGTTTCGCTATCACCTCCAATCAGGCGAGCTTTTAATCTCCTGCCATCTTGAAGAGTTACAGTAATTAAATTGGCGTTACGAATAACATGGTCATTCGTTATAATAATGCCATTTTTAGGGTCAATGATAACTCCAGACCCTATACTTTCAAATTTTCTGCCTTTTTCAGGTATTCTGGAAGGCTGTTTACTGTTTTCCCCGTCATCATCGTCTGCATTTCCGGATGCCATATTATTAGGCAAGTACCCTTGAACAGCCACGTTAACAATAGCCGGCATAGCATTTTTCAGAACAGGAGCCAAGCTGGGCATGTTTGTAAGATCTTGTGCTGCATCGGCTACCGGGATGAAAAATACAAGCAGACTTGCTATGAATAATTTTATACGTGTAATCATATTATTAATCCTGATTTTACTCATTAATCCAGATGAAAGTACCTATTCTACCTGTTTGTGATTCTCTGCGATAGGAATAGAATTCATTTTTTAACTCAAAAGTACACAAATTTGACTGAAATACTGATTTTACCCCTTCCAAATTAAGTACTATTTCTGCAATTTGAGGTAAATCAGCTAACCATTTGCTATGAACAGGCTCAAACGCATTCCTGGTTAAGGAGTATTTATTGGTAAAAGACAAGTAAACTTCTTCACCCACTTCATAACATTTATTACAGATAGCAGGGCCTATCCAGGCAATTATATCTGTCCTATTGCTATTTAGCTTCTTTAGTGTATTTTCAATAATACCATTATACAGCCCTTTCCATCCAGCATGAATGGCGGCAATTTCAGTTCCCTGTCGATTGCATAGCAATATGGGTAGGCAATCTGCTGTCATAATGACTAAAGGGAGTTTAGGTAAACGAGTAATTGCAGCATCAGCATCTCTGGTTTTTTCAGTTTCTACCGTGATGCATTTTGTGCTATGTGTTTGTTCCAGCCAGATTGGTTCTGCAGGCAGATCAATAAGTTCAATGAGCTGTTGTCTGTTTTTGAATACATGCTGTTGGTTATCACCAACATGCAACCCAAGGTTGTTGCTCGCATAGGGTCCGTCACTGAAACCATACAAACGGGTAGTACTCAAAGCGGTAATATTTTTAGGAGCCGGCCAATTGGCAAATCTATTTTTCATCGTGTTGATCCAGAGTGTTTAACAAGAGTTCGAAATCATCGGGTAATAATGCATTCAGTGTTATTTCTGTATTTTTTACAGGATGACAAAATGAAATGGAACAGGCATGGAGTGCTTGTCTTTTAAATTGTTTTAAAACTGAGAGTATTGCCTCATCAGCATTAGGAGGAAACTTCATTCTTCCTCCATACAGTTGATCTCCTACAACTGGGTGGTTAATATAGTTCATATGCACTCTTATCTGATGAGTGCGTCCTGTCATTAAGCTAACATTCAGTAAGGTAAAGTCTTTATAATGCTTATTGATATTATAATGGGTAACAGCTTGACGCCCGAAGTCAGTTACAGCCATCTTTAGTCTATTTTTGGGATGCCTGCCAAAACCCGTATCTATTGTTCCACCAGAAATGACATAACCATGAACTAATGTCAGATAGTGGCGCTTAATTTCGCGATTTTGCATTTGCCTGATGAGAGAAGTATGGCTAATCAGGTTTTTAGCCACTATCAGCAGACCAGTGGTATCTTTATCCAATCTGTGAATAATTCCAGCACGAGGAAGTAGTTGCAACTCGGGACAATGATGAAGCAGCGCATTAACGAGTGTATGTTCCTTATTTCCCGCACCCGGATGTACAACAAGACCGGCTGGCTTGTTAACAACAATTACTTCACTGTCTTCATAGATTATCTGAATTGGAATGTTCTCAGGTTTACAATAGTTAAAATCTGTATTAACTATTGTATGGTCAACATTAATCGTAATTAAATCACCGCCCAGCGCTTTATCTTTGGGTTTGCAAGGCAGATTATTAAGGGTAACAGCACCTGTTTTAATCCAGTTACAGATAAGAGAGCGTGAATACTCAGGGAGCAGCCTGGCAAGCACGCTGTCTACTCGTTGGTTATGTAATTCGCGAGGTACTGATAATTGTTGCTGGATATGCTCAATCATTAGGCTGGCTGCATCTCCTTTTCAAGCAGCCTTCCTCGCAATGAATTAGGTAGTGCGTCACTAATTTGGACATCTATAAATTGTCCAATTAAATGAGGTGGTCCATCAAAATTAACTACACGGTTACATTCAGTACGACCAGATAATTGCTGTGAACTTTTCTTGGAAAATCCGGTAACCAGAATTTTTTGCTTGCTGCCTATCATTGATTCACTGTAACGAGCTGCATTCATTAATAATCTGTTTTGTAAAATCTGTAAACGTTGCTTTTTGATCTCCATAGGCGTGTCATCAGGTAAATTTGCTGCAGGAGTTCCTGGTCTTGGGCTGTATATAAAGCTGAAAGAGGTATCAAAACCGATTTCATGCACAAGATCCATAGTGTCCTGGAAATCTTTGTCTGTCTCTCCGGGAAAGCCTACAATAATGTCAGTAGATAAGCGAATGTCTGGTCGAATTTTCCTTAATTTACGAATTTTGGATTTAAATTCCAAAGCAGTGTACCCTCGTTTCATTAACGATAAAATGCGATCGGATCCGCTTTGTACCGGAAGGTGTAAATGATTGGCAAGCTCTGGAACCTCAGCGTAGGCATTAATCAAATTTTCAGAAAATGCCAAGGGATGTGATGTTGTGAAACGTATTCTTCCTATTCCATCGATAGCGGCAATATAATGAATTAACAGGGCAAGATCGGCTATATCCCCATTGTCCATAATACCTCTGTAATCGTTCACATTTTGGCCTAGTAAATTAATCTCTCTGACGCCTTGACTGGCTAATTGATAACACTCAGCCAATACATCATCAAATGGTCTGCTGATTTCTTCGCCACGGGTGTAGGGCACCACACAGAAGCTGCAATATTTACTACAGCCTTCCATTATAGATACAAAAGCTGTAGGGCCTTCTGCTCTTGGTGCGGGTAAATGATCAAATTTCTCTATTTCTGGAAAGCTGATATCAACAACAGATTTATTTTTCTCAAGCCTTTCATTGAGCAGGGCAGGGAGCCTGTGTAATGTCTGTGGCCCAAATACGATATCAACAAACGGTGCTCTTTTTATGATGTCTGAGCCTTCCTGGCTCGCTACGCATCCTCCCACTCCAATGAGCACATGAGGGTTTTTGGCTTTATATTCTCGCCATTGACCCAGTTGAGAAAAAACTTTTTCCTGTGCTTTTTCTCGAATTGAGCATGTGTTTAATAAAATAACATCGGCATCCTCGACTTGATCAGTTTTGACCAAACCATGGGAAGCGTAAAGTACTTCTGCCATTTTAGAAGAATCGTATTCATTCATTTGGCAGCCATTTGTTTTAATATATAATTTTTTAACCATTTTGATTCTACAAATTGAAATTGCGGTATTATTTCATTAATTAACACTTTGGCAATAGGTTTCTTTGATTTTCGGTAATATTAGTAACGCAACTAACATGCCTATTGGAAGGATTGACAAAGCAGTGTAGTAAGCTTCCAATGGATAAACTCTCACAGTCCCCATCATTTGACCTTGCCACATTTTATCCAGAATATAACCAATTAAAGGTTGTGCTAACGCTATTCCAACCATATTCATCATATTCATGAAACTAAGCCCTGTTGCCACATATTTTTTATTACATAATTCTTTGGCTACTGAGAAAGCTGGCAAAAAGCCTGCGGAAAAGATACCAAATGCAAACAGCAGGATTTCCATAGTAATTGAAGAAGTGATGGGAGCAAAAATAAAGAGCAAAGAACAAATCATTGCCCCTACACATCCAATATACATAGGCGGCTTACGTAATCCAATACGGTTTGAAAACAGACCCCATAAAGGACTGGCTATTGCCCAACCCACAAAGACCAATGAGATAAAATTAGCTGCTGTAGATTTTGCTATTAGCATTTTATTCATCAGAAAAGGAACCCCCCAAAGCCCGCAAAACACGGGTGTTGCCATGTACATTAACCCGCCATAGGTAGCTACTAGCCAAAGTTGCTTATTTTTTATCAATGTGAATAAACTTGGGATTAAACGTTCTTCCTCGACAGGATGTTGATGGATAGCAGGAGAAAAATTCTTGGGAGTATCTCTGGCAATCAAGATGAGCAAAGTTGCCAAAAGAAGTCCAACACTACCCATTATAATCATGCTTTCCCGCCAGCCAAAATTATCAATT harbors:
- the miaB gene encoding tRNA (N6-isopentenyl adenosine(37)-C2)-methylthiotransferase MiaB, which translates into the protein MVKKLYIKTNGCQMNEYDSSKMAEVLYASHGLVKTDQVEDADVILLNTCSIREKAQEKVFSQLGQWREYKAKNPHVLIGVGGCVASQEGSDIIKRAPFVDIVFGPQTLHRLPALLNERLEKNKSVVDISFPEIEKFDHLPAPRAEGPTAFVSIMEGCSKYCSFCVVPYTRGEEISRPFDDVLAECYQLASQGVREINLLGQNVNDYRGIMDNGDIADLALLIHYIAAIDGIGRIRFTTSHPLAFSENLINAYAEVPELANHLHLPVQSGSDRILSLMKRGYTALEFKSKIRKLRKIRPDIRLSTDIIVGFPGETDKDFQDTMDLVHEIGFDTSFSFIYSPRPGTPAANLPDDTPMEIKKQRLQILQNRLLMNAARYSESMIGSKQKILVTGFSKKSSQQLSGRTECNRVVNFDGPPHLIGQFIDVQISDALPNSLRGRLLEKEMQPA
- the rluD gene encoding 23S rRNA pseudouridine(1911/1915/1917) synthase RluD; the encoded protein is MIEHIQQQLSVPRELHNQRVDSVLARLLPEYSRSLICNWIKTGAVTLNNLPCKPKDKALGGDLITINVDHTIVNTDFNYCKPENIPIQIIYEDSEVIVVNKPAGLVVHPGAGNKEHTLVNALLHHCPELQLLPRAGIIHRLDKDTTGLLIVAKNLISHTSLIRQMQNREIKRHYLTLVHGYVISGGTIDTGFGRHPKNRLKMAVTDFGRQAVTHYNINKHYKDFTLLNVSLMTGRTHQIRVHMNYINHPVVGDQLYGGRMKFPPNADEAILSVLKQFKRQALHACSISFCHPVKNTEITLNALLPDDFELLLNTLDQHDEK
- a CDS encoding MFS transporter, coding for MAHYNVQSESLNKASVSLIMPWMVWGLGCLFYFYECLLQVSPSVMSNELMRDFSVTSHTLGILSGIYFYSYAAMQLPGGVLMDYFGPQRLLTLATVVCAVSTIAFGMTDNFFMACIARLMIGFGSAFAAVGTMKLAANWFPAQKFALLTGLMVTIGMMGAIGGETPLALLIDNFGWRESMIIMGSVGLLLATLLILIARDTPKNFSPAIHQHPVEEERLIPSLFTLIKNKQLWLVATYGGLMYMATPVFCGLWGVPFLMNKMLIAKSTAANFISLVFVGWAIASPLWGLFSNRIGLRKPPMYIGCVGAMICSLLFIFAPITSSITMEILLFAFGIFSAGFLPAFSVAKELCNKKYVATGLSFMNMMNMVGIALAQPLIGYILDKMWQGQMMGTVRVYPLEAYYTALSILPIGMLVALLILPKIKETYCQSVN
- the pgeF gene encoding peptidoglycan editing factor PgeF; the encoded protein is MKNRFANWPAPKNITALSTTRLYGFSDGPYASNNLGLHVGDNQQHVFKNRQQLIELIDLPAEPIWLEQTHSTKCITVETEKTRDADAAITRLPKLPLVIMTADCLPILLCNRQGTEIAAIHAGWKGLYNGIIENTLKKLNSNRTDIIAWIGPAICNKCYEVGEEVYLSFTNKYSLTRNAFEPVHSKWLADLPQIAEIVLNLEGVKSVFQSNLCTFELKNEFYSYRRESQTGRIGTFIWINE